The Streptomyces spororaveus genome includes a region encoding these proteins:
- a CDS encoding group II intron maturase-specific domain-containing protein, whose protein sequence is MLAALTDRMVEVGLQLHPDKTRIIYCKDGHRRGAYEHTSFTFLGYTFHARRNRSRYGNLFLGFDPAVSKDALKKMGRELRSWHLHTRSELSFQELARRINPVVAGWLNYYSRFRPWELQPLMMRINAYLVRWIRQKYKRLAAKRKAIAKMQEIARRYPRMFAHWRLTAGAVTV, encoded by the coding sequence GTGCTGGCTGCGCTCACGGACAGGATGGTCGAAGTCGGGTTGCAGCTGCACCCGGACAAGACCCGGATCATCTACTGCAAGGACGGTCACCGACGTGGCGCTTACGAGCACACCTCGTTTACCTTCCTCGGGTACACGTTCCACGCCAGGAGGAACCGGAGTCGGTACGGGAACCTGTTCCTGGGATTCGACCCGGCGGTCAGCAAGGACGCTCTGAAAAAGATGGGGCGGGAGCTGCGGTCCTGGCACCTGCACACCCGCTCGGAACTGTCCTTCCAGGAGCTCGCCCGCAGGATTAACCCTGTGGTGGCGGGCTGGCTCAACTACTACAGCCGCTTCAGGCCGTGGGAACTGCAGCCCCTCATGATGCGCATCAACGCCTACCTGGTGCGCTGGATCCGCCAGAAGTACAAACGGCTCGCGGCCAAGCGGAAGGCCATCGCGAAGATGCAGGAGATCGCCCGGCGATACCCCCGCATGTTCGCCCATTGGCGGCTGACCGCAGGTGCCGTAACGGTCTGA
- a CDS encoding IS3 family transposase (programmed frameshift): MAAPRRYPDELRERATRLAVEARKDPAGRAGTIKRIADQLDVHPEALRGWIKRAETDEGLVPGTTSAEAARIAELEREVKELRRANAILKSASGFLRRGAGPSTAMKVAYIDRHKNLFGVQPICDVLAETDAPIAPSTYYAAAGRPPSARSLRDEELTREIRRIHLENYGVYGARKVHAALLREGFEVARCTVERLMRAAGLRGVIRAKSPRTTRPAPETGRPADLVERQFTADAPNQLWVADITYIRTFSGWVYAAFVIDVFSRMVVGWQVATSLYTDLALDALEMAIWRRRRTGADLAGLTHHSDRGVQYRALRYTERLEQEAAVASVGSKGDSYDNALAEAFNSLFKAELIRNKGPWTGINDVEIAVAEYIDWFNQRRLHGELGHITPAEHEAAHYLVVEPPTSLQKTS; the protein is encoded by the exons ATGGCTGCTCCCCGTAGATACCCCGACGAACTGCGTGAGCGTGCGACGCGTCTGGCGGTCGAAGCCCGTAAGGACCCGGCCGGCAGGGCCGGTACGATCAAGCGGATCGCCGACCAGCTCGATGTGCACCCCGAGGCCCTGCGCGGCTGGATCAAGCGCGCCGAGACCGACGAAGGACTCGTGCCCGGAACCACCAGCGCAGAGGCCGCCCGGATCGCGGAGCTGGAACGGGAGGTGAAGGAGCTGCGGCGGGCGAACGCGATACTCAAGTCCGCGTCGG GCTTTCTTCGCCGCGGAGCTGGACCGTCCACTGCGATGAAGGTCGCCTATATCGACCGGCACAAGAACCTGTTCGGCGTCCAGCCGATCTGTGACGTCCTCGCCGAGACGGACGCGCCGATCGCGCCGAGCACCTACTACGCCGCCGCGGGCCGTCCGCCCTCGGCCCGCAGCCTGCGCGACGAGGAGCTCACCCGGGAGATACGCCGCATCCACCTCGAGAACTACGGTGTCTACGGGGCCCGCAAGGTCCACGCCGCCCTCCTGCGTGAGGGATTCGAGGTGGCCCGCTGCACGGTCGAGCGCCTCATGCGCGCGGCCGGTCTGCGCGGGGTGATCCGGGCCAAGAGCCCGCGCACCACCCGCCCCGCACCCGAGACCGGCCGGCCCGCCGACCTGGTCGAGCGGCAGTTCACCGCGGATGCGCCGAACCAGCTGTGGGTCGCCGACATCACCTACATCAGAACGTTCTCCGGCTGGGTCTATGCCGCCTTCGTCATTGATGTCTTCTCCCGCATGGTCGTCGGCTGGCAGGTCGCCACCAGCCTCTACACCGACCTCGCGCTCGATGCCCTGGAGATGGCCATCTGGCGCCGCCGGCGCACAGGCGCCGACCTCGCCGGCCTCACCCACCACTCGGACCGAGGCGTCCAATACCGGGCTCTGCGCTACACCGAACGCCTCGAGCAGGAGGCCGCAGTGGCCTCGGTCGGGTCCAAGGGCGATTCATACGACAACGCCCTGGCCGAGGCGTTCAACAGCTTGTTCAAGGCCGAGCTGATCCGCAACAAGGGTCCGTGGACCGGCATCAACGACGTCGAGATCGCGGTCGCCGAGTACATCGACTGGTTCAACCAGCGCCGTCTCCACGGCGAACTCGGCCACATCACCCCCGCCGAACACGAGGCCGCCCACTACCTCGTGGTCGAACCCCCTACGTCACTCCAGAAAACCAGCTAA
- a CDS encoding DUF488 domain-containing protein: protein MTNRICTVGHSTRDFEEVLEMLRSNEITCLVDVRSFPSSRKFPQWDQNAVIDALPPDIGYRWIPKLGGRRHTPKGVPSVNGAWRVKAFRDYADYMAGDAFNEGLDELLELAHHERPAIMCSEAVPWRCHRRLITDALIVKGAEVVDIMSSTTTKPAVLNKNAQVHNGHLTYPAHP, encoded by the coding sequence CTGTACGGTGGGGCATTCGACGCGCGACTTCGAGGAAGTGCTGGAGATGTTGCGGAGCAATGAGATCACCTGCCTGGTCGATGTGCGGTCGTTTCCCTCGTCGAGGAAGTTTCCGCAATGGGACCAGAACGCGGTCATTGACGCCCTCCCTCCTGATATCGGATACCGGTGGATCCCGAAGCTGGGCGGCCGGCGGCACACCCCCAAGGGCGTTCCGAGCGTGAACGGTGCCTGGCGGGTCAAAGCCTTCCGTGACTACGCCGACTACATGGCAGGCGATGCCTTCAATGAGGGGCTGGACGAATTGCTCGAACTGGCCCACCACGAACGGCCGGCGATCATGTGTAGCGAGGCGGTGCCGTGGCGCTGTCACCGCCGACTGATCACCGATGCGCTGATCGTCAAAGGAGCCGAGGTCGTGGACATCATGTCGTCCACGACGACGAAGCCAGCGGTCCTGAACAAGAACGCGCAGGTCCACAACGGGCACCTGACCTATCCGGCGCACCCCTGA
- a CDS encoding MGMT family protein, whose protein sequence is MSIIEEVREVVITIPAGSAASYGDIATRIGTTARQVGRAMSLLDDGVPWWRVVHADGTPAACHDGQAPELLNREGTPMRGTRVDMERARHR, encoded by the coding sequence ATGAGCATCATCGAGGAAGTCCGTGAGGTGGTCATCACCATCCCCGCTGGGTCCGCTGCCTCCTACGGTGACATCGCCACGCGGATCGGTACGACCGCACGGCAGGTAGGACGGGCGATGAGTCTGCTCGACGACGGCGTGCCGTGGTGGCGTGTCGTCCACGCCGACGGAACACCGGCCGCCTGCCACGACGGACAGGCACCAGAGCTGCTCAACCGCGAGGGGACCCCGATGCGGGGGACGCGGGTGGACATGGAGCGTGCACGACATCGGTGA
- a CDS encoding barstar family protein, whose product MTDSELIIDLRGRLIETLNDFWDAVSEPCGLPAWFGRNLDAWSDTIETRGISEVIDSHDILIVHVDQQGLFDGDRQDANILAGTFDGEQNQLVVHRLA is encoded by the coding sequence TTGACCTGCGCGGTCGGCTGATCGAGACACTCAACGACTTCTGGGACGCGGTGAGCGAGCCGTGCGGACTGCCGGCGTGGTTCGGACGGAACCTGGACGCGTGGTCGGACACGATCGAGACCCGGGGCATCTCGGAGGTGATCGACAGCCACGACATCCTGATCGTGCATGTCGACCAGCAGGGTCTCTTCGACGGGGACCGGCAGGATGCCAACATCTTGGCCGGCACGTTTGACGGGGAGCAGAACCAGCTCGTGGTCCATAGGCTGGCCTGA